The following is a genomic window from Clostridium sp..
CTGGAATGCATAAACATCATCGGCATCATTAAAATCATCATTATAGGGCATAGAAAAGGAGCTGCTGATGCAAGTATTGTTTTTAATCCAGGGGCCATTCCCAGAAAAGGCAGGGCTGCAGCCAGTATGAGCGGAACAGCACAGCAGATAACCATTATCAGCATATGGTTTGTTTTATTGTTATTTTTATGACAATTCATATACATTCTCCTCATTATATAAATATTTTACTTAATAATATTATATTGTTGTGTAGATACTATGAATTTCTTCATAATATCTATACATTAATTGAATAAAATAATACTATACAAATTTGGAGGTAATATTTTTGCAGAGCATAAGAAAAAGATTGAGTATAATAATTATTTCCTGTTCAATTATTGCGGTTGTTTTACTGGGGATTTTGATTAATTTGACCGTTAATAGAACTTTTAATAATTATGTGGTGAATACTCAAAACCAGAGAAATAATAGGATTGTAGATTATTTTCAGCAAATATACGAAAGAGACAGAAAATGGACTGTGAATTCAGGAAAGGAAATGATGCATGAAGCCTATATGAGCAATTATTGCCTGATTCTTTTGGATGGTGATAAAAATGTAGTATGGGGTATGAATCCAGATGATATAAAAGATAACTCCCATATGATGATGCAGAAGGTCTACAACAACCAGGGCATCTACAGATCAAAGTCATTTGAAATCAAATATGATAAGAAAGTTGTAGGCTATGTAGTGATCGGGCAGTATTTTCCAATACTTTTAACGCAGCAGGATGTAAATTTTAAAATGTCCATAAATAGAAATATAATAATAAGTATCATTATAGCAATGATTATATCAGTTATAATGAGCATAATTATATCAAGACAATTTTCAGAGCCAATTAAGTCGGTTTCAAATACATCCGTAAAACTGTCAAGTGGCGATTATAATTCAAAATCGGATATAAAAAGCAATATAAGGGAACTCAATGATTTAACCCAAAGTATAAATATACTGGGAGAAAAATTGAAAGAACAGGATCAGCTCAGGAAAAGGCTTGTTTCTGATATTTCCCATGAAATAAGGACTCCGCTTAATGTTCTTCAAAACAATCTGGAGGCAATGATTGATGGAATATTCCCTGTGAATGAGGAACGCCTGAATTATTTAAATGATGAAGTAATAAGGTTTGGCAAATTATTGGATAGTTTGAAGGTTTTGAAACAATTTGAAGATGAAAAATTGGCATTCAACATGAAGACAGTATTTTTGGACAGATTGATCTCGTCTGTAAGCAGTAAATTTTCGATTGGTTTCCAAAACAAGAATATCAACTTTAAGTTGAACATAGAAGAGGGAAGAGATTTTAAAATAATGGGAGATGAAGATAAACTGAAACAGGTTTTTATAAATTTGCTTGCCAATGCCATAAAATTTACAGGAGATGGTGGAAATATAAGCATCGATTTATATGAAGTAAAAAATAAAATTATAGCAAGAGTCAAGGATAATGGTATAGGTATAAAAAAGGAAGATATGCCATATATTTTTGAAAGACTGTATAGAGGTGACAAGAGCAGGAATAAAATAGAAGGTACCGGCATAGGACTGACCATTGTAAAGAGAATACTCGATTTACATTCAGCATACGTTGATGTGGAGAGTGTTTTTGGTAAAGGTACATCATTTACATTATACTTTAACAGGAGTAGGAGAATATTCAATGAATAATATATTAATAATTGAGGACGAATTGAAAGTGTCGGAAATAATCAAAGCCTATCTTGAAAGAGAGGGATATAATGTATTCTGTGCAGCTGGTGGATATGATGGACTCAGTTTGTTTAATAAAAAAGATTTTCAACTTGTTATATTGGACCTGATGCTTCCTGACATTGATGGTGAAGATGTATGCAGGATTATGAGGGAGACATCGAAGGTGCATATATTCATGCTTACTGCGAAGGTGGAGTTAAGCGACAAAATTCAAGGACTTAATATTGGTGCAGATGAATATCTTACCAAGCCGTTGAGTCCCCGGGAGCTTACGGCACGGGTGAATGCGTTGTTTAGAAGAATAAATTCCGACAAATCGGAAATATTTTCTTATGATAATGGAAAGTTTAAAATTGACAGAGAAAGAAGAAGAGTAGAGGTAAACGGCAAGGACATAGTTTTGACTCCAAATGAATTTGATATCTTATATGCACTTGCTTCAAACAAGGGCAAAGTTCTGTCAAGAGAACAGCTCATTCAAAATGTATATGGCATTGATTTTGATGGATCGGATAGAACTGTGGATGCACACATTAAAAATTTGAGGAAGAAAATAGAAAATAGCAGCAAAACGCCAAAATACATAATTACTGTTGTTAAATTAGGCTATAGATTTGGTGTTGAAAGGGATTATTGACATAAATCTTTATACAATCTTTATACAGACTAATACAATTTTAATCTCATCTTTATATTATAAGATGATAAAATAGGACTCAATTGAAATTTACTTTTTAGAGGTGTTGAAGATGAGCTTGAAATTGGGAAAGTTTTTAGATGGATTGACGGGAAAGAGCTTAAAGACCGAAGAATTAAAAAAGGAGAAATTCAGTGTATTCTGGGGACTTCCCATAATGTCCAGCGATGCTATTTCATCTGTTGCATATGCAGGTGAGGAAATACTTTGGATACTTGTTCCGGCAATTGGCCTGTTGTCTTATAAATATATGCTGTATGCATCCATGCTAATTGTATTTTTAATGTTTATGCTTACGTTCTCTTATAGACAAACTATAGATGCCTACCCCTCAGGAGGGGGATCTTATGTCGTAGCCAAGGATAATCTTGGGACTACCGCAGGACTAATAGCAGGTGCATCACTTACCATAGATTATATACTTACCGTGGCAGTAAGTGCTTCTGCCGGGACTGCAGCCATTACATCTGCAATACCTTTTTTGCTGCCTCATAAAGTCGGTATAACACTGGGACTCATAATTCTATTGGTAATTGGAAATTTGAGGGGAGTCAGGGAATCTTCAAAATTATTTGGAATTCCAACCTATGTATTTATAATTTCCATATTATTTATGATTGTCTGGGGGATAATCAAAGTTCATTTTATGGGATATGAGCCTGTTCCGATCTACAGTATACCGGAGGTTTCGGGAAATATAACCCTGTTTCTTTTCTTAAAAGCTTTTTCAGGTGGATGTACGGCGTTAACGGGCATAGAAGCAGTGAGTAATGGTGTGCCGAATTTCAAGGAGCCTTCACAGAAACATGCTAAAATTGTATTGGGACTTTTAGCTCTTATTGTACTTCTGGTGTTTGGAGGTATTTCCTATCTGGCTACGCTTTATCATGCTGTTCCGAATTCGGAGGTTACTGTAGTGGCACAGATTTCACAGCAGATATTCAACAAAACCATAATGTTTTATGTAGTTCAGGCAGCTACTGCTGTTGTATTGGTTTTAGCTGGCAATACAGCTTTTGCGGGGCTTCCGCTGCTTCTGGCATTTATGGCGGAGGACGGTTATGCACCAAGACAGCTTGCAAAAAGGGGGAAAAGACTCAATTATTCCAATGGAATTGTGATGTTGGGGCTTCTATCCTGCATACTGGTCATAATTTTTAAAGGGGATACACATTATCTGTTACCTCTTTATGCCGTAGGGGTATTTATATCGTTTACACTATCGCAGGCAGGTATGTTCAGAAGATGGATAAAAAATAGGGGCTCTGCATGGAGACATAAAGCGTTTATAAATGGGCTTGGTGCCCTTATGACTTTTATAACTGCGATTATCATAGGAGTCACAAAATTTGTTCATGGTGCATGGGTGGTGTTTATACTAATACCTTTTATAGTTTATATTATGAGAAAGATAAATATGCATTATGTGGAAGCGGGCAGGCAATTAAAGCTTTCCATGGATGAAAAACCTAAAAAAATAGACTTTGCTTCACAAAAAAGATATGTAATAGTACCTATAGACACTCTCAATAAATCTTTTTTAAAGGCATTGAACTATGCCAGAACCATATCGGACAATATAATAATATTTCATGTCTCCATAGACGACAATGTTACAGAAGAGCTTTTGGAAAATTGGCGTCGATATAATGTGGACATACCTATAATAGTAAGAAAATCCCCCTATAGGAGCATAGTGGGGCCGTTGGTCAAATTTATAGAATCAGAAGAATATGCTGCAGGACCAAATGATACGGTAACGGTAGTCATGCCCCAGTTTGTAGTTACAAAATGGTGGGGGAATATACTTCATAACCAGACGGCGCTGTTTATCAAGACAATGCTTCTTAGAAGAAGGAATATAGCAATAGTTACTGTACCCTATATAATAGATGAAGGTTAATTGGTTAAATACAGTTAGAAAAAAATTCTCAAAGTCATACCCTCATGTCACAAAATTGATATGAGGGCCTGTAATTATGTTCTAGTTAGATTTTAAATTTTAGGATGACTTCATTGAGCTTCTGAGCCAGATCCGTTTGATCTTTGGCGGTTTTATCAACTTGTACCATTCCATGTGCTGCATCATTTATAATATCTTGAATTTGCTTAGTACTTTCGGAGGATTTCTGTGCAATTTCAGCCATGCCGTTAATTGCTTTAGTCACCTCATTTGTTGTATTTTTTATTTCTTCTGTCATCGATGTAAGTTGTCTTAGAGAATCAGATGTAAATTGGGAGTCATTATAATATTTTCCTCCCGTGCTCATATAATTATCCAACTGGACATTTACATTTTGATCAATAAATTTTAAAATCTGAAGACTGGTATTTGAGAGGTTTTTAAATGCCTCCTGAACTTTTACTACAATATTTTGAATTGTGGAAACTGTTTCTGAAGATTGTTCAGCCAGAGTTCTCACTTCTTCAGCAACTACTGCAAATCCCTTGCCATGTTCTCCTGCTCTTGCAGATTCAATGGCTGCATTTAATGACAATAAATTTGTCTGCTCCGCAATATTTGCTATTATATCAGCCATTTCCCTTATTTTTAAAACAACTTTACCCTGATCTATAGCTTTCAGTATATTTGTTTCTTCGTTTTTATAGATGTCTTTACATTCGATTATTGCAGTTTGAGCATTTTCCTGGACTGAAAGAGCATTTTCCTTGGATTTAATTGCATTCATATTTACATTCATTGCCTTATTTGATAATTGATTTATATTTGAATCTATTTCTTCTACAGAAGCGGTAACTTCCTCAGCAGAAGCTGTTGTTTCCTGGGAACCATTTACAATATCATTTATGGAATTGTTTATATCCTGAAATTGAGATGTCATTTCCTGGACAGTTGCAGAAAGTTCCTGACTGGAAGCACTCATGTTTTCGGAATTGTCAATTATGGTCTTTACAAGGGATTTCACGTTCTCCTGGGCTGTATTGAGAGAAAAAGCCGTATCTGCAAATTCATCCTTTCTCCTTATAATTATGGGAGTACTGAAATCACATTCAGATAATCTTTTGGCAAATTGTTGTATATGAGTTAAAGGTTCTGTTGCATATTTTGCGATAAATATACCACATATGACAGCTATTGCCGACATAACCAACAAAATTGTAAGAGCCGTTGTAACAGCAGCATTTAGACCTTGTGCATAATCACTCTTAGGACTTACGGCTATAACTGTCCATCCCGTTTCCTGGGACTTATTGAATCCAGCTATTTTTGAGTCTTTTCCAGTTCCGTATTTAATATTTCCCCGCTTTTCATCTAGTATGGATTGTCCAGAAGAAATTTCCGATTTTATATTTTTCATTACTTTGTCCTTGTTAGAATGTGCAATAATTGTCCCATCCGTTGAAATTAAAAGGGCATATCCATTTTTACCTATTTTAGTTGCAGATAATTTGTTCCTCAATGTAGACAGATCAACATCAAACCCCAAAGCGCCTTTTTTGCCGTTATTAAGCTGAACTTTTTTAGCAATAGTTATGATAATTTTACCCGTGGAAACATCTTTATAAGGTGCAGTTATATATACTTTCCCATTGGCAGCTAAAGTATCTTTATACCACTGCCTGGATGTTGGATCATAACCTTTAGGTAATTTTACACTTTGAGGATATACTATCAATTGCTTGGTTTCATCCGCCAAATATGACTGCATTATATCCTTGTTACTTTGGGTTATGCTTCCAAGTGAGTTTAATAGGGCATTTTTATCCTGCGAAAGTACAGCTTTATTTACCGATAGTGATTGTAAATCATGTTTCAATGATAGAATTTGTAGATCAACATATGAGACCTTTTCGTCCGATACCTGTTTTGTCAATTCCTTTGCATTGTCATTTATGATTTTAGATGCTATGGAAAAATAAAAAACTGATAGTATGAGTACTGGTATTATAACTAGCAAGATTAAGATTCCTACTAATTTATGAAGTAATGATATTTTGCTGTTCATAACTTATCCTCCCTCCGCTGTGACTAAATTATTTATATATTATCATATTTTACCACTAAAATACATTAAACGACAAAAATATCTATTTATTTTTAAGTAGTGATATGAAAGGGCTAAAGTGGCATGAATAGTGTTAGTGAGAGTTTAGTGGAATTAGGATTTGGAATAAGCTTAAATAAAAGTGAAGTCACATAGAGATTGCTTCGGAGTGTGTTAAATAAGATATTGTCAGAGAGTTACAGAATTGTTCAGTCGATGCCTTTATAGCATTTTTCACAGGGAAATCCATTTAGTATGCAGATATCCATATTACATTTTTTCGTTTTTTTAATATATCCTGTTCCCCATTTTATAATTTCAATCATTATAGGAATGAAACTTATACCAATTTCCGTCAAGGAGTATTCCACCTTAGGTGGTACCTCTCTATATACCTTTCTATTTACAAGTTTGTCTCGTTCAAGTTCTCTCAATTGTTGTGTGAGCACTCCTCTGGAAATGGTCGTCATCAATTTCTGAAGTTCATTAAAACGCATTGTCTTATTATGAAGAGCCCATAAAATTGGTAATTTCCATTTTCCCATTAATACGTTTTGAGCTAAAGATACAGGGCAAAATTTAATTTTATCATTCACTTTAAATCCTTATCCTTTCACAATAGTCTATATTATATGACTATGTAATATAAATATGCGTACTTGTAATATAAAGCATATGCTTATATCATTATATTTGTAATAGATAAAAAAATCAAGGAGGAAAATAAATGGATGAGATAATAAAACTTTTCAAGGAGAATGGATTTGGATTTTTAGCAACTGTAGATAATGGGAAGCCTAGAGTAAGACCTTTTGGCTTCATGACCTGGGATGGAGGTAAACTTTATTTCTGCACCAACAGCACAAAAAAAGTTTATAAACAATTGATTGAATTGCCATATATTGAATATAGCACCACATCAAAGGACATGGTTACGGGAAGAATAAGCGGGAAGGTTGTATTTTCAGATGATAAAGAAAAAAAAGAACTGGTACTGAATTCATCGGAACTTGTAAAAAATATATATAAATCTTCAGATAATCCTATTTTTAAAATATTCTATATTGAACATGGTACGGCAACAATTTCAGATTTAACGGGAGAAAACTCTAAAGGAATAGAATTCTAGTTCAAAAGTATATTGACATGCAGAAAAAATAAATATAAAATACAAATAAATAAATGTTTATTTATTTGTATTTTTTGGATGGTGATATTAAATGGCTAGAATTGCGGACCCTAAAAAAATGGATAATATCAAGAAAGCGGTGATGGAGTGTATAATAGATTATGGCTATTCAGGGGTGTCAATTGCTTTAATTTGTAAAAAAGCAGGAGTTTCACCTGGATATTTATATAGATATTATAATAGCAAAGAAGAATTGGTACAGGAATTGGTAGATTTGGAAATGGGTGTAATAGTCAATAACTTTATATCAGATATTGAATCTTCTGATACCTTGTACGAAGTTGGATATAAGACGATAAAGAAATTGTTTATGAATGCAAACAGGAAACCTATGCTGGCAAAATTTGATGCCTCAGTTGTGATGGACCTAAAAATACTGACGGAAGAAAAATTTAATAATATCTTGAATTTGGCAAAGAAATGTATTGATTTAGGGAAAAAGACAGGTGAAATTAATTCTGATGTAACTGCTGCAGAGGTATTGGTCGTGTCTTTTACAATCCCATTTAGGTATTTATCATTTTCGCTGGAATTGGAAAATAATAAAAAATTTACAGAAGAAGAAGCTAGGAGAATAGCAAAAATATGTATTAATGCGTTAAAGTAATTTTTTTTGCTCAATTAATGAATAAATGTTTATTTATCAATAGTTAAGTAGGACCAGAGTGCTGTTCATACATATGATCTGATTGTATATTTTATTTGGAAAAATAGACGCATAAGAAATGGAGAGAAGCTTTGATGAGAAATGGAATAAAAATTAAACCACTCGACTTAGTAATTAATTTTATTGTAAATAAAAGTAAATACATTGAAGTATTTTTTGCAGTTATGGTCCTAATCAGCATGTTTTTATACCTATTTGTGAGGGTTAATTATGATCTCACCAAATACTTGCCGGATACGGCTGCATCCAAGGCTGGCCTGAATCTTATGGAAAAAGAATTTGGTTATCCAGGCACTGCACGTATTATGATAAAAGATGTATCACTGTATCAAGCAAAGCTGTATAAGGAAGAGATAGCGGCAGTAGATGGCGTGGATACGGTTTTCTGGGCGGATACGACAGATGATATTAAAAAATATACTGATGTATATACGTCCGATACCTTTATAAAAGCTGAAGACATACAGGATTATTACAAGGACAACTGTGCGGTGATGGATATTTCTTTTATTGAAGGTGATTCTGACACAAGGACATCGAAAGCATTGGACAAGATTCAGAAAATAGTAGGAAACAAGGGGAGGTTTACGGGCCCGGCTGTTCAAAATAAATCCTTGAATGAGAGCCTGAACAGGGAAATGAAGAGTGCTACAGTAATTGTTGTCATTGTTGTGGCATCGGTACTGCTTCTGACAACAACATCGTGGCTGGAGCCGCTGTTGTTTCTCCTGGTCATGGGAATCGCCATTGTGATCAATATGGGAACAAACGTGTTTCTGGGGAATATATCATTCATGACGGCAAGTGTGGCTCCCGTCCTTCAAATGGCTGTTGCAATGGACTACTCCATTTTCTTGATGCACGCTTTTACCAGAGAGAAAGATGCTGGAAAAGAGCCCAAAGAAGCTATTAGAATTGCCATACGCCAATCTTCCTCTTCAATTATTGCATGTGGCATGGCAACCATTATCGGCTTCCTGGCGCTGACAGTAATGAAGTTTTCCATAGGCTATGATCTTGGGATTGTTCTGGCAAAAGGAATTTTTATCAGTCTGCTGACGGTTTTGTTTTTGATGCCATCCATGATTATCCGGAGCCAAAAGATGATTCAGAAAACTGCACACCGCAAGCTGGTAAAACTGCCTAAAAATCTGGCCAAAAGTATTTTCAAGGTCAAATATGTGGCACTGGGGCTTGCAATATTTTTGGCAGTGCCATGCTTTATTGCAAAAGACATGAACAGTTTTCTTTTCGGAAATTCGGCGGTGGGTGCAGGAGAGGGAACTCAGGTTTATAAAGACGAGCAGGAGATTGACAGGATTTTTGGAAGAAGCAATATGCTTATGGCTCTGGTACCGAATGATTCCATTATCAAGGAGAAGCAGCTGTCCGATGAACTGGGAAAACTGAGTTATGTTAAAAAGGTAACCTCGCTGGAAAATACACTGCCGGATGGTATACCGGAAACTATCATTCCCAAACAAATAACCAAGCAGTTTCACTCTGAACAATATGCCAGAATACTAGTTTACATAAGGACACGTGAGGAAAGCCACGCTGCATTTCAGTATTCTGATGAAATCAAGTCCATAGTTAAAAAGTATTATCCACAGAGTTCATCACTGGTTGGAGCTACACCTTTTACGCAGGATATTAAAACCATTATCACCAGGGATTACACTTTTGTGGACAAACTTTCTCTATTGGGAGTTATAATTGTAGCGATAATTGTATTTCGCTCATTCCTGATTCCAGTCCTTATTGTAGTACCCATCGAGATAGCCATCTTTTTAAATATGGCAGTACCTTATTTCGTTGGACAAGATATGATTTTTATGGGTTATATTATTGTCAGCTGCATCCAGCTGGCTGCGACTGTGGACTATGCAATATTGATGACAAACTACTATCTGGAATACCGAATGCGGTTGGATAAAAAGAAAGCCATTCTGGAAATGATCTGGGCTGCAGTTCCACCTATTATGAATTCAGGAATTATTCTGTCCTTTGCGGGATATACACTTTACTTTACTTCCAGTATTGCGGCCATTGGTGCTATGGGACGTCTTATCGGGCGTGGTGCGCTGCTGAGTATTGCAATGGTAGTTGTATTGCTGCCGGCATTACTGTATATTTTTGATTCACAAATCTACAGGCATATTTTGAGGATGAATCGTATGAAAGATAAAATCAGGAAAAAACTCGAGGATAAGCTTCGGCTTGTTGGAATGTTATCAGAAACATTGAAGAAGAAAACACATTACAAAGGCAATAGTGATGAATCTGTTGAAAGTTTGGAGGGATTGAAGGATGAAAATTAGAAAAAGAATTATATCAAGTATGCTGGCACTTCTGATTTTGCCGGGCATCGTATCTACAACGGCCATGGCTGCGGCACCAAAAGTGTCGGTGGATGAATCCGCTTATGTAAATCTGGATTACTATGGATCACCCACCAATATAAATATTGTGAAAAGCTTGAGCTTGAATGGAAATCAACAATTTACGGACTATGGTAAATACGATAAAGTAGTTAATATGTCCAACAATGCTGTTCCAACGATGAAAGACGGGGAAATCAACTGGAACTTGAAAAACTACAATGGAAAATTCTATTATGAGTGTACACCCAAAAACGGAACGGTGGTTTTACCATGGAATGTTGATGTGTCCTATTCTCTCAACGGTACCCCTGTAGATGCATCCAGGCTGCCTGGAGTATCAGGACTGGTGCAGATTGATGTAAAGGTAACGCCAAATACCAAGGCCAACATATATTATAAAAATAACATGCTCCTGCAGATGCAGACCATAGTGGATATGTCAAAGGCATCCAGTGTGGATGCACCGGGGGCACAGGTTCAGACTATAGGTAATAAAAAGATAGTTATCTTTGCCGCACTTCCAGGAGAGAAAGATACCTTTACGCTTCGTATCGGCACGGACAGCTTTGAAACCGATGGTATCCTGCTGACCATGGTACCTGGAACCATGAAGCAGCTGCAGGATGTGAAAGAACTTAAAGATGATATCGACACATATAAAGGTTCACTGGATGATATATATGACAGCACAAATACACTTTTACAGACAGTTGAAAACATGCAGAGCGGTCTGTCGCAATCAAGGTCAGGCTTATCTTCGCTGGACCGTGCCAACAGCAGTATGAGTGCATCCAAGGACAGCCTGTTTGACAAGTCTGAAACGGCACTGGCTGATCTTTCAAAGATTACTGCCAATATGGCCACACTGATTCCGCATATCAATGAGGGTGAAAATGCCATTGAAGACCTGAACTATGATTTGAATGCCATTACAGAAACTATTGAAAGTACAAAGACGGAGCTGGAGCAGTACAAGACTTCAATAAAAAATGTACAGGACGACATTAATAAACTGCGTGATGTTGTGAAAGATGTACAGGACAAATCCGACGAAAGGGATAATCTGCTGCAGCGTACTAAATCGGATATAGGAAATATGAGAACAGACCTGGATAATTTAAGCGACAGCAGCTCCGATTTGAGAAACAGTCTAAATGAAATGAGTTCTGACATATCTGACTTATCGGATGTGATGAAAGCTGCAGCATCTGTCACCACTCCGGACTATTCTTCATATTTTACATCAACGGATGGCCAGATCCTGTACAAGACACTTATGGCAATGAATGACAGCTTGAAGACAATGAGTTCCTATATTGCTTCAACGCTATCATCCACGGCTGAAGTATCTGATTCTGCAGGTGATATGTTGAGCGAAACATCCGATGTATGTGAAGATGGAGAAGATTACTTGAACACTGCATCCAGAAGCATATCCTTGATGGAAGATTATTTCCAGGATTTTGATAAGGCAAATGAGGTTACGGATGATATGCTTGGTGAACAAAAGCAGATACTGTCAACGACCGACAGTATGCTGACAAAAAGCGGAGCTCTTATTGACAATATTTCGGCAATCAACAATACAGCCAACAAGTACAAGAGCAGCTCCATAAAAACACTGCAGGATATGGAAGTCCTGCTGAAAAGCATGGTGAAGGGTCTTGACAGTTCACAGAGTTTTCTGGGAAGTTTTGAGTCTACACTCAAAAACAGCAGTGGCGATATTAGCAAGGGCAACAGTGATACGCTCAAGGGTCTCATCAGTGTATTGAAGCAAAGTCTTGAAGGAATTAAAAGTACACCTGTAATGAGAAAGGCAAATGATTCTATCAAGTCTACTGCAGACAAGGAAATCGATAAGTTTGAGAATGAGAACAGGCTTCTGTATCTTGATCCGGAAGCAAAGTTAATTTCGTTTACTTCCAGCAAGAACCCTTCACCAAGGAGCATCCAGATAATTATGAGAACGCAGGAAATAAACAAGGACAGTGGCAATGACGATATTTCGAGTGCAGATAAGGACAAGCAAGACAAGGGTGTGCTTTACAGAATCGGTCGTGTGTTTGTTGAACTAAAGAACGATGTAGT
Proteins encoded in this region:
- a CDS encoding HAMP domain-containing sensor histidine kinase, with translation MQSIRKRLSIIIISCSIIAVVLLGILINLTVNRTFNNYVVNTQNQRNNRIVDYFQQIYERDRKWTVNSGKEMMHEAYMSNYCLILLDGDKNVVWGMNPDDIKDNSHMMMQKVYNNQGIYRSKSFEIKYDKKVVGYVVIGQYFPILLTQQDVNFKMSINRNIIISIIIAMIISVIMSIIISRQFSEPIKSVSNTSVKLSSGDYNSKSDIKSNIRELNDLTQSINILGEKLKEQDQLRKRLVSDISHEIRTPLNVLQNNLEAMIDGIFPVNEERLNYLNDEVIRFGKLLDSLKVLKQFEDEKLAFNMKTVFLDRLISSVSSKFSIGFQNKNINFKLNIEEGRDFKIMGDEDKLKQVFINLLANAIKFTGDGGNISIDLYEVKNKIIARVKDNGIGIKKEDMPYIFERLYRGDKSRNKIEGTGIGLTIVKRILDLHSAYVDVESVFGKGTSFTLYFNRSRRIFNE
- a CDS encoding response regulator transcription factor, which translates into the protein MNNILIIEDELKVSEIIKAYLEREGYNVFCAAGGYDGLSLFNKKDFQLVILDLMLPDIDGEDVCRIMRETSKVHIFMLTAKVELSDKIQGLNIGADEYLTKPLSPRELTARVNALFRRINSDKSEIFSYDNGKFKIDRERRRVEVNGKDIVLTPNEFDILYALASNKGKVLSREQLIQNVYGIDFDGSDRTVDAHIKNLRKKIENSSKTPKYIITVVKLGYRFGVERDY
- a CDS encoding APC family permease, with the protein product MSLKLGKFLDGLTGKSLKTEELKKEKFSVFWGLPIMSSDAISSVAYAGEEILWILVPAIGLLSYKYMLYASMLIVFLMFMLTFSYRQTIDAYPSGGGSYVVAKDNLGTTAGLIAGASLTIDYILTVAVSASAGTAAITSAIPFLLPHKVGITLGLIILLVIGNLRGVRESSKLFGIPTYVFIISILFMIVWGIIKVHFMGYEPVPIYSIPEVSGNITLFLFLKAFSGGCTALTGIEAVSNGVPNFKEPSQKHAKIVLGLLALIVLLVFGGISYLATLYHAVPNSEVTVVAQISQQIFNKTIMFYVVQAATAVVLVLAGNTAFAGLPLLLAFMAEDGYAPRQLAKRGKRLNYSNGIVMLGLLSCILVIIFKGDTHYLLPLYAVGVFISFTLSQAGMFRRWIKNRGSAWRHKAFINGLGALMTFITAIIIGVTKFVHGAWVVFILIPFIVYIMRKINMHYVEAGRQLKLSMDEKPKKIDFASQKRYVIVPIDTLNKSFLKALNYARTISDNIIIFHVSIDDNVTEELLENWRRYNVDIPIIVRKSPYRSIVGPLVKFIESEEYAAGPNDTVTVVMPQFVVTKWWGNILHNQTALFIKTMLLRRRNIAIVTVPYIIDEG
- a CDS encoding methyl-accepting chemotaxis protein, with protein sequence MNSKISLLHKLVGILILLVIIPVLILSVFYFSIASKIINDNAKELTKQVSDEKVSYVDLQILSLKHDLQSLSVNKAVLSQDKNALLNSLGSITQSNKDIMQSYLADETKQLIVYPQSVKLPKGYDPTSRQWYKDTLAANGKVYITAPYKDVSTGKIIITIAKKVQLNNGKKGALGFDVDLSTLRNKLSATKIGKNGYALLISTDGTIIAHSNKDKVMKNIKSEISSGQSILDEKRGNIKYGTGKDSKIAGFNKSQETGWTVIAVSPKSDYAQGLNAAVTTALTILLVMSAIAVICGIFIAKYATEPLTHIQQFAKRLSECDFSTPIIIRRKDEFADTAFSLNTAQENVKSLVKTIIDNSENMSASSQELSATVQEMTSQFQDINNSINDIVNGSQETTASAEEVTASVEEIDSNINQLSNKAMNVNMNAIKSKENALSVQENAQTAIIECKDIYKNEETNILKAIDQGKVVLKIREMADIIANIAEQTNLLSLNAAIESARAGEHGKGFAVVAEEVRTLAEQSSETVSTIQNIVVKVQEAFKNLSNTSLQILKFIDQNVNVQLDNYMSTGGKYYNDSQFTSDSLRQLTSMTEEIKNTTNEVTKAINGMAEIAQKSSESTKQIQDIINDAAHGMVQVDKTAKDQTDLAQKLNEVILKFKI
- a CDS encoding winged helix-turn-helix transcriptional regulator, producing MNDKIKFCPVSLAQNVLMGKWKLPILWALHNKTMRFNELQKLMTTISRGVLTQQLRELERDKLVNRKVYREVPPKVEYSLTEIGISFIPIMIEIIKWGTGYIKKTKKCNMDICILNGFPCEKCYKGID
- a CDS encoding pyridoxamine 5'-phosphate oxidase family protein — translated: MDEIIKLFKENGFGFLATVDNGKPRVRPFGFMTWDGGKLYFCTNSTKKVYKQLIELPYIEYSTTSKDMVTGRISGKVVFSDDKEKKELVLNSSELVKNIYKSSDNPIFKIFYIEHGTATISDLTGENSKGIEF
- a CDS encoding TetR/AcrR family transcriptional regulator; this encodes MARIADPKKMDNIKKAVMECIIDYGYSGVSIALICKKAGVSPGYLYRYYNSKEELVQELVDLEMGVIVNNFISDIESSDTLYEVGYKTIKKLFMNANRKPMLAKFDASVVMDLKILTEEKFNNILNLAKKCIDLGKKTGEINSDVTAAEVLVVSFTIPFRYLSFSLELENNKKFTEEEARRIAKICINALK